A region of Kiritimatiellales bacterium DNA encodes the following proteins:
- the gatC gene encoding Asp-tRNA(Asn)/Glu-tRNA(Gln) amidotransferase subunit GatC, with the protein MADANQIDVSYVANLARIQLSPEETELFQEQLGQVLQYVEQLNEPDVSNVKPTAHAMPLVNVLRDDVPRPSLERDTVMNNAPASRNGQILVPKINEQF; encoded by the coding sequence ATGGCAGATGCAAATCAAATTGATGTGTCTTATGTGGCGAATCTGGCGCGGATTCAACTGTCGCCGGAAGAAACGGAACTGTTTCAGGAACAGCTCGGGCAGGTCCTGCAGTATGTCGAGCAGTTGAATGAACCGGATGTTTCGAATGTAAAGCCGACGGCACACGCGATGCCGCTGGTGAATGTGCTGCGCGACGATGTTCCGCGTCCGTCGCTTGAGCGCGATACCGTAATGAACAATGCACCGGCATCGCGTAACGGTCAGATTCTTGTGCCAAAGATTAATGAACAGTTTTAG